ACAAAGTCCCTAGGCCAGCAGGTGGCCTGAAAGGGACACTCGTCACAGCCCTTACTGACCCACTGACAGAGTCTAACTGCTCTGTGACAACTAAGCGTGAGTGTGAGCATGAGGGAGGAAACCCCTCCAGCTCCAAGGGCTCTTCCCAGCCTTTGGGGGCTTTGGAACTATAATCACTCCATCTGTCAagggttttttctctttctttctttctttctttcttttttttttttttaatcagagcccgGCTCAGTTCTGTCTCagtcctggggactgaacctggtacttcagggACTCAGACTTCAAGTCTTTGCATCACCGTCATGATATCTTCCCCACTCACCGCTGGTCAGCTCATAATAGCTGCTGGGCTGGTTAGGCTGCTTCCCTGGTCAGCAAGAGTTGTTGCCTTCAAGTCACCCCTTGCTGGACTGGAGGAAATTTCAGTGTATcatgccctctctccctctttctttctttcttttgttgctgCCAGATGTTCACTGTTCTGGATCTTTTTCAGACAGAGCcagtgggacacacacacacacacacacacacaccagcactgaagtttctccaATGCAggaggctgggctcgaacctttGTCACATACAAAGCAAAGCAGGGTATCATCCATGTGAGCTAGTTCATCAACCCTTGTGTCTTCTTATCTGACAAAGCCAAGCTTTGAACAGGGAGGCCCTGCTGGTGGTataaatcaatcagtcaataaatAGCAGTAGTGGTAgtagctgggaggtggcatagtggcaaaacttcttaaaaatatttatttattcgggcagagggtagagagcataatggttatgcaaacggactctcatgcctgaggctccaaagtcccaggttcaatcccctgcaccaccataagccagagctaagcagtggcctgctataaaaaaaaaaaaatcactctgggtagagacagagaaattgagagggaaaggggagatagagggaggcacctgcagccctgattcacagctcatgaaacttccccctgcatgtggggagtggggacttgaacccgagtccttatgcatggtaacatatgcgcccaagcagatgtgccactgcctggccctagtgGTAAGACTACTGATTTGTAGGCATGACATCCCAGCTGTGATCCCTGCCACCACATATGCCGGAGGACTGAactggcctctctttctccctttttctttttttaccagagcactgctcagctctggcttatgaacctgagacttcagagcctcaggcatgagagtcgctttgcataaccattatgctatctacctctgccctctttctttggataaataaaattaatctttaaaatcaTCAtctagggagccgggcagtagcacagcgggttaagtgcatgtagtaccaagtgcaaggaccagtgtaaggatcctggatcgagcccccccccccccccgcaggggagtcacttcacaggtggtgaaacaggtctgcaggtgtctgttctttctctccgtcttcccttcctctccatttctctttttcctatctaacagcaacatcaataacaacaacaataaaaaacaagggcaacaaaagggaaaataaatgaaaattaaaaaaaaaaatcatcatctaggccaggtggtgcacaaggacccaggttcaagcccctggtccccatctgcagggggaaagcttcacgagtggtgaagcagggctgcaggtgagtcTCCTTCcagcttcccttcccctttcaatttctctgtctccatctaataatacaaagaaataaaatattgaagaatTAAAATCAAATCGTCATCATCACTGTTGCCCACACAGtgactttattatctttatttattggatacagacagccagaaattgagaggggagggagaagagagagagagagacagacacctgcagctgtttcagcacttgtgaagctttccccctgcaggtggggaccgaggtcttgaacctgggtccttgcgcactgtcatgtgtgcgctcaaccagttgcaccaccgcaGGACCCCACACGGTAAATTTCTGATCAGGGGTGAGCGGGAGGACCACAGAGCAGGGGGAGGTTATGGGGGCCAGGGACACCTCAGGctgtcctctccatctctctgcctaCCCCCAGGAAGCCCATGGTCTCCCCCGCCCAGCCTGGGCTTCCCCGGATGTCCTGCGGACGCTCGCCCAGATCTCAGCACTGGATATCGGGGCCCATGTAGGCCCGCCCCATGCGGCAGAGAAGGCCCAGCTGTCAGGGGGTGAGGCatgctggggggtggtggtggggggccagCATCTTCACCCCCCCAAACCCTCAACACTGCTCTCACCCTCACAGGGATCTTGCTGGATGCCATCCTCACCAACTTCTCCCGGGTGCAGCGTTTGGGGCTGCCCCTCAAGATGGTCATGTACTCGGCCGTGAGTctttggatgaatggatggatgggtggaaggagggaggcagaggcGGGCAGTAGGGGAGAAGATTTGGCTTTTCTGGAAGGACAGGCTGCTAATTTCAGTTGCCCACACTGGGGACTGTTTTGAGCCTGCCTGTTCCCGGCGGGCCTGTCTCTGGAGACCCTCGTTCTCAGGGGTCATCTGGGTGTTGGCTGGGGGGAGCCTCAGGAGTCTGTCTCAGCCCTGGCTCCCCCGCAGCACGACAGCACCCTGCTGGCCCTCCAGGGTGCCCTGGGCCTCTACGACAGCCACATGCCACCCTATGCCGCCTGCCTGGGCTTCGAGTTCCGGAGACGCCAGGGGGACCTGGGGGACCGTGGAGGGTGAGGGGCCTAGTGATAACTTTGCGTGGGGTGACCTTATGGGGTTGGGGGGCTGGTGGGTCGCAGCCCTTCTCATCGTCTGTGGTGGGGTGATGGGGAAGGAGGTGAGTTCCCCTGacccctcccctctgcccccaggaacgtctctgtgtctctcttctatcGTAACGACTCTGCGGGCCGGCCCCTGCCCCTCAGCCTCCCCGGCTGTCCCAGCCCCTGCCCGCTGGGCCGCTTCCACCAGCTGACTGCCCCGGCCCGGCCGCCGGAGCATGGCATTCCCTGCCACAGCCTGCGGGAGCCTGCCAGGCACGCAGGTGGAGGCCCTGGGcgctggggggtggagggagggcggGTGCAGGATGCAGGCCCCCAGCCTTGACGCTTGTCTGTCTTCTTCCTCAGCGGCAGCGGTGCCACTGCTGGCTGGGACTGTGGCGGTGCTGGCAGCGCTCAGCCTGGGCCTGGGGGTCCTGGCCTGGAGGCCAGGCTGCTTGCGTGCCTGGGGGGGACCTGTAtgagccccacctccacccccagcagGGTGACACTGGAACACAACATGCAGTCCACCCCCCAGCCCAGCGTCCTGATTACTGTGTGGTCGGGTCCTGGCACGTGCTgagcagagggagggggcggggctctTCCCAGGTGGGCTTTTTGATTCACACTTGACTCCTCTttctccagagtactgctcagctctggcagatggtggtggtgggggattgaatttgggtcttcaaagtctcaggaactaagggtctctgcataaccagtctgctatctcccctgctgtaTCAGTGAAATATTGGCCCAGAGGTAAACTCTGTCCAGCTCTGGCTCGGAGCCTCATGGTGGGACAGTGCTAGAACGTGCAGGGCACACAGGCTGGACCTGGTTGCCCCAAACAATCAACAAGGGCGTCAGAATGCAGAGTGGAGGCCCAGCAGGGCACAGGCTGCCATGGCTGACGGAAGGCCAGCGCCCTTGGTGGCGCGCACAGGTCACATGCCTTTAGCACCTGGGGCTTCAGGCCAGGGTGGTGTGGTGCTGAGGCATCACAGGGCAGAGCGGGCGGTGCTGGTCACTCTCTCCTGCGACTCTGAGCCTGTGACTGGTGTATCAAGTGGCCGGCTCAAGTTCCTCCCCACCACACTCACAGGCTTCTGTATTTCAAAAGCAacatcaccaagccccagccaagAGCACTGTGGGAAGTGAGACCCCAGCCACACAGCCTGAGTTGAAGCCCGCTGCATCTTGGGGTCACTTGAGCAGCCTTCCTGGACCCTATGGGGAGGTATCCTTCTGTCACGAGTAcccagccggggggggggggggggggggctatccAGACCACCGAGCACTGCCTCAGCAAGGACTCCACTTTGTGCTTGGGCTAGCACTCAGGAGCCCGACCAGGAAACAGCTAGCTcacggacccaggtttgaatctggcccCAACACCTTCCCCGGAGGGACACAAACATGGGTAGGAAGAGAAACCCAACGTGCAGGTGGCCCTGCTGAAAGCACATAAAAACACATCACAAGAGCAAGGTGTCCGAGATGAGACTTTAATGTGATGGCCGCACCGCGGTGAGGCCTGGTCTCAGGTGGTGCTgaacggagagagggagaaacatcagACTCCGAGGGCAGCAACTCCCATCCCTACATGCACCTCTGCAGATCGGGGCCCCTCAGACCCCCGGGTGTCAAAGGTCCCGGGGGGCACCATGTCCTCAGGGGTGGTCAGAGCCCAGTGCTGGACATCACGGGGGCCCCAGGTGAAGGTCTCAGGGACCCCGAACACAGGAAGCCTGGCTGCATCCCTCCTTCTCCCCAGGCTCACGTGCGGAGCAGAGGCCCCGGGTCCAGCCCAGACGCAGGGATGCATGCCCTGGCTCCTGCACCGTgccaggactcgaacccgggCCACGCACATGGCGGGATACTCACTCCACCCGCTACCTCTTCCTCCAGCCCCCTTGATTTATCGTAGATGTAAAGTCCACACCTCTGTTCTTACCGAGAATGTTTGGCTGGAGCCTGACTCCTAGGGCAGAGGCCTGTGGACAGAAGTTGTGGAGGGGGTTAGTGGGACACGAATCAACCTGAATTCCCTCCACCTCCTAGAGTTGGGGCCCCTCAGACCCCCGGGTGTCAAAGGTCCCGGGGGGCACCATGTCCTCAGGGGTGGTCAGAGCCCAGTGCTGGACATCACGGGGGCCCCTCTCATCGCTCATGTGTCATGCACCCCAAGAGACAGATCAGACCACAGCCCCGCCTTCTCTGCTCACCTCTGAACACAGGGGCACAAGACAAGCCCAACCAGCAGCTCTGGGGCTTCACTTCCTGATGCCGCGCGACCTTCCTGGCAGTCCTCCTTTAACACCCAGTCCCTTTTCTTCCGAAACCTTTGCACAGGTCCCGGCATCGAGGCTCTGGCCCCTCTCCTGAGACTTCAAGCTTTGTGGGGCACCATAGTTCCTTTCCTGAGGCGCCCCACACAGGGCCCTGGGCACGGTCCTGGAGTCTGTTGCTTGCTCTCAATTCTGCTGGGGGAGGGCAGACAGTCAGGCGTGGCTGTAGGTCACTGCCACCCTTGCCAGGGTCCCTGTGCCACCAGCTTCTGGGAGGGAGGATTTTCGGGAGCAGCTGCACCCCAGGAAAAGCTGCCTTCAGAGGCCCCGACCCACCCACCTCTGGATGCAGATGTGTGGCCCTCTATCTCCAGCTGTCCGGTGAGGAGCCTGGTAGGTTACAGGTGCCCAGCAGGCTGCCCTTgcctgagtggggggggggtaggggtccAAGCCCCCAGGTCTTCCCCACCTTACCAGCAATGCCCTCCCCTCATCTGCATCCACCCTCCACAGAAATTCTCACCTCCACTCAGGtcaagcagccccccccccccagtaggcAGCAGAAATGGCCAGCGAGAGCGCTAACCGTCCTGCTCTACTGCCACGCAGAGCATGGGATGCGGCTGGTTTTGGGCTAAATACTCAGTCCGGGTCTGAGATTACTTTCTGAAACACGCGCGCACCCCCAGACAAGAACAAGCTGTGACGCAAACAAAGGACGACTGGGGGAGGTGACTGTCTTCTCCAGAGTCCAGTGCTGGTGGGCGGCACTGCGGCTGTGCAAACAGACCTATGGcccgaggctcccaggttcaaccctggcaACAGGGCAAACCAGACTTCTGCTGAACGCCGAGTCCACAGTACGCCCTGATCCCCCACTTCTTTTCTTCGCCCCAGAGGGGCAATAGTCTGTCCATCATCTTCAGAACCATGGGTGGCAGAGCTGCGGCCTGAACCCAAGAACGGCCCCGCAGCTCTGGAACAAGCAGGGCCTTGCAATCAGCCGATTGTTGGAACTTAAACTTGGGACTGAGGCCCCAGGGTGGGTTCAGTTCTCACcaaggtgggtgggtggtggtgcagagtCCTcactttagggagttgggtggtagcgcagcgggttaagcgcacgtggcgcaaagtgcaagggtcagtgtaaggatccctgttcgagccccctggctccccacctgcaggggagtcgcttcacaggcggtgaagcagatctgcaggtgtctttcccttcctctcgatttctctgtcctatgcagcaaggacagcaataacaataaacaagggcaacaaaagggaaaaatagcctccaggggcagtggattcctagtgcaggcaccgagccccaacaaaaaCCCTGGCGATAAAAACCAAAACCAGCAAAGTCCTCGCCAGCAGAGGGAGGGGCTCccgggtggagacagagaaatgagcAGCAGGGTCCTCAGAGGTGATCAGAACCCAGATCCCCAGCACGGCCGCGGGGAGGGGCTGCCCcacagccagcacccagcaccgcCCGGCCCGTCTGGCTGCACAGATGCCCGTCGGCGCCGGCGCACATACCTGCTGCTGGTGCTGCCCGTGAGCTCGGCGCCCCCAGCATTCTCGTTCTCATCTTGTCCGCAAGTTCTAGCTCTGCTCTGCAGTCACGCCATCCTACTTCAGCTTGGAATGTATCCGGTGTCCTTTCCTGAATTACTCTCCCACGAACTTCTCAAGTCTTGTCACTGACACGCCCTCCAGCTCTGCAGTCCTGGAGTTCCTCTGTGGACTTGCTCTCTGCAGGCTCTGCCATGATGCTAGGAGGCTGACAGGGTCTATTTCCCTGTGCAAGGTTAGGGCCAAGCAGGAGGGTGGCGCTGTGGTTACGAAAGGACAGCAGTGATGTGTCTGGAATAAAAAGCGGGGGAGGGAGGCATCCAGGACTTACAAAAAAGAAACCGGAGCCTCTTCCAGGCAGTCAGGGCGGGAGCTTGACTAGCATGCAGTTTCCAGTCTCTTGGCTGATCTGAAGCAGCAGATTAGAGAACCTGCCCTCGCTTCTTCCCTGAGACAGACGGACCGACACgcttctttctgcctctacctCTGGGGTTATGTGAGACAATGCCTGGGATTTAGACGGTCTTTCCAACGCTGGCACAGGCAGGAAGCACCAGGGTGAAAAaccccagaaaataaataaaaccccaagacaataaataataataaaaaatattaaataacccCCCAAGCTGCCTGCCTCAAGTCCGAGAGCCCAGTTCCATGTCCCGCACCACCTTCTGCGGAGGGAAGAGGCTCTTTGTCTCCTGTACTGATGCGGCCAGGGCGCAGTGCCTCCACAGCCACTTTCCCCCCTTTCCAACCGCAGACAGACAGGCCGCGGgagtcgcagcgggttaagcgcacgtggcgcaaagcgcaaggaccagtggacggatcccggttcgagccccccggcaggcggtaaagcaggtgtctgtctttctctcccgtcttcccctcctctctccatgtctctgtcctatccaacaacgatgacatcaataacaataataattacaacaacaacaacaacaaaaagaccataagagcaacaaaagggaaataaatggttggtgtctctctgcctctatccaataataaatagaaagacaTGCCGCCCGCCTCCCTGCaccggggagacagcacagcggtTATGTCGAGAGACCACGCAGTTGCGCTTTCATGCCCGACACTCCCaagactccaggttcaatcccaagcaccagcTTGAACCAggagagtagtgttctggttaaagcaaaaaaaaaaaaaaaaaagactcgggcggtagcgcagcgggttaagcgcacgtggcgcaaagcgcagggaccggcctaaggatcccggttcaagcccccggctccccacctgcaggggagtcacttcacaagcggtgaagcaggtctgcaggtgtctgtctttccccatctctctccatttctctctgtcctgtccaacaacgacgataccaacaataatgactacagtaataaaaaacaagggcaaagaaggaaataaacattaaaacaagaggaaaaaaaaaaaaagaggttgcgTTCTCTGCCGAGGTGGGCCTGCCCACATGTCAGTGAGTGGCCCTGTCCCTTTCTCAGGGCCCACGTGTGCTCCGATGGGTGTTCGCAGTCTCTCCCAACCGAGTTTAAAAGGAACGACAGACACACAAGACAGACGAACAGGCGAGACGCTGTGAGTGCCCCCAAATGTTAGGAGATGGGGAGGGGTTCTTCTGCACTGTGACTGTTCTAGCGGACGGCGCTCAGCCCCCCGGAAACCCAACTATTCAAAGGAGAAAAACATTCACTGTCGCCCCCCCGGCAAGATGGCGGCGCCCGCCACGTGGGCGGCAGCGATGGCGCAGCGGGCGCCGAACAGGCAGAGGCGGGCGGGTCCCGGCGCGTCCAACAAGCTCCGGTCCGGCCTGTCCACGCAACCAAACACTCGCCCCACTGCCACCCCGAGCTCCCCCGTAACCGCACAGAAAAGCAACCGCAAGAACCACTCACCCGCAAGTCTGCCTTCCGAAGATTCCCGCCGCGCCCCGCGTGTGGTTTTTATAGCGCGCGCCGCTCGCGAGGCCCCCGCCTCGCCCCGCCCCGAGCCGTCCAGCGCGAACGCCGGTGTCAGAAACAGTTCTCGGACCCTTACGGAAGGGAATGATATCCGTATCCGGTAGGATCGTCCCAAAAAGAAGACGAGATGTTGTGGGTGAAGGCGGAGAAAAGAGATCAAGGAGATGCGTGGCCCGTTCTCTGGTCATATGGACAGGCATTGCAGCAGACAGAACCCATAGATGGCCGTGCCGAGGAAGGACCCGGTGCTAGGGGTGGGCGGGGCCGGAAGGGAAGCGACGGGCTGTGCGGGTGGGGCGCTCGGGGCTGTAGGGGCGGGGCCAGCGCGGAGATTGACAGGAAGCTGTTCTGGGAAGCGTGCAGGTGGCTCAGAGCTGGACGTTGAGTCTGTGTCCGTGCGTGGGGTGTGGGGGCAGCGGCTGGGCGCTGGGGGTGGAGGCCCCGGGGTGCACTCCTGGCACAGAATTTGCTCTAGGgcacgggtagatagcataatggttatgcaaagagactctcgtgcctgaggctccaaagtcccaggttcaatcccctgccccatcataaagctgagcaatgctctggttaaaaaaagaaaggtttgcTCTGGACGTGAGGTTCATCTCTGTTTAGATGTTCGAAGACTCGGAGTCTCAACCTGTTAACTGAAAGACAGAACTACTTAGATTTTAGGCGACTTTCTTGAAGAATCaaacaaatgttttaaaaatgattttatttgataagacagagatcagttgagggaggaaggaggagataaagagggagacagacgctGCGCgtggaggtaaatagcataatggttatgccaagagactctcatgcctgaggttccaaggtcccaagtcccaggttcaatccccagcaccaccataagccagagctgaggcagtgctctggtaaaacaaacaaacaaacaaacaaacaacattgcaacactgcttcaccactagtgaagctcccccacccccccaaccccccgcaggtagagactggggacttgaactctggtccttggacatggtaatatgtgtactcaactgggtgtggaaCACCGGGACGGTCGTCACGTTGCTCTGAGAGGACTGGGTCAGAGACCTGGTGCAGAGACCTTGCTACACAGTGTGTGCCCAAAGCGGGATCACTGTAAATGTTCTTAGGATTCCTGCCAAGTCGTGAGGCAGATGCCCTGCATCTATCATGCTGTTCGCCATATACTTAGGGAGGTAGTTAAGCTTACTTTCCATTCTGTTAGCCAGTTTTGGGAACTGAGAGTTGAGTGTCAGGGACTGTTCTTTGTGTGTCGTTGGCTGTTGTTGTTCACATCTCGGGGGTCCCTGTGTCCCAGCTCCTTCACAGAGTCTGGAAATTTTGGATGGCAGCATCTTCACAGAGCTGGGCATATGTGTCCAAGACTGCTTCAGACTGACTTATTTGACAATTCATGGATTCTTTATATGCCTGGAGACCTTGACAGCCTTTTGACTGACATCAttgtaaaaaaaaggggggggggcgggtggtagcgcagtggggtaagctcacatggcgcaaaacgcaaggaccagtttaaggatccttgttcgagcccccagctccccacctgcaggggggtcgcttcacaggcggtgaagcaggtctgcaggtgtctgtttttctctcccccctctgtcttcccctcctctcttgatttctctctgcctatccaagaacaacaataacaacaacaataataaccacaacaatgataaacaacaagggcaacaaaaggaaaagaaatggcctccaggagcagtggattcatagtgctggcactgccagccataatcttggaggcaaaacaaaaaagattttgacccaagtggtggcacagtggctgtGGGCTTTCGAGCATGAGGTGTGGAATTCAGCTCCCAGCATTGCCtgtaccagaataatgctctgattctctcctctctcataaataaatatttaacagtttattattattgtatttattaatgtatCTTTAGTGCCAcgtggggctcggtgctggtgcTATGAATCCTTGGCTCATGGTAGccatctcacccccccccccatttttactagataggacagagagaaattgagagcggataGGGAGttcgagagggagagaaagatagacacttgtatatctgcttcactacttgcgaagcgaaccccctgcaggtgaggagtgggggcttgaacgcgGGACCTTATGctgggtaatatgtgtgcttaactgggcacgCCGCTGTCTGGCcccctgtttatttgtttatttattggatagagatagtcagaaggcaagagggaagggggagatagaaggaagagagaaaagagagacacccgtggaacagcttcagcacttgcaaagctttccccgtgcaggtgggaatcaggctccaacccaggtcagTGTaactgtgccatgtgtgcttagccaggtgtgccaccacctggccccgggggtattttaaaaaatttcaaagattaaaaaataagctTCGGGagcggggcggtagcgcagcaggttaagcgcaggtggcgcaaagcacaaggaccggggtaaggatctcggttcgagcccccgctccccaccttcaggggagtcgcttcacaggcggtgaagcaggtctgcaggtgtctgtctttctctcctgtctctgtcttcccctcctctctccatttctctctgtcctatccaacaacgatgattgacatcaaaaactacaacagcaataaaaagacaacaagggcaacaaaagggaaaataaataaataaaaaaataaaataaaaataaaaataaaaagaagaaagtgttttttttttttaaagcttcttcTCCAAACCTGTCATCACTGTCAACAACTTGGTGTGGACATTGGTCTTTAtgaaaatgtacacacacacacacacacacacacacacacacacgttgtggCTAAATATGCTTTCTCTTCACTCCAGTTTGTCCCATAAGCGGTCTGCCCACGTTCATATATGTAAAGTGACCTCATTCCTTGAACAAATGGTAAGGTAGAACTGGACAATAGCCCActagtttcggggtgtctctctccttctccggcagggtgtcctccagggaaaaggtaacgggctggttctttctcactcacgacaggggtgacacgaagtaaaagacaccaggggactcttagcgtgaatctagaatctgagtccttgagtcccagaatcctagagtccgtttattagcaaaattgacatgagttaaatagaaaagcaatggaggtaattattgttgcaatatgacagaaattacaggtttcttaacagtcagcatgcccctaaggtagggggctggtatgacaggaattgatgagatacaagacagttattttccataacacaagaaacttaattatccaaaggtatttgagagaagcataggggttaaacccgtagggtgagacagagagaagatggatatcaaaaggccatagagtttggcatttctcttgtctggggtctgaggtgtgtgatgaagtgtgtgataaggtgtgttcttctgtgatcagaaggtgactttgaatgagtgaatctgcggccatgtggcctgcggttaatggagggaagcactggggtatctgtgggcctgagagtcaagaaggaaagaaccaagtctgagtttccccccttatgctcacctcggttgagagagcctcaccaagaggttatcgtctcagacctccatccaaagatgggggtggttctccctaagctctatcaggctcacacatggtcccaacacacTGGGAAGGGCGTGTACCTCACACTTAGTGTAGGACTGAACCCAGGCACCAGGGGTGCtgtcctgtggtgtctctctctctctgtgtctatctcaaTGGAAAAGCAGCCCGGTGTGGTGAGGCTGGTCTGAGGCTTGGGCTCTCTGAGAGTAAGAGTGGGGAAAGCACagaggtggtgcactggactctcctgcctgaggccccagaggtccccaggttcaacccccagcaccaataagccagagctgagcaggcctctctgctctctgtcttactctttcattaatagaaataaaataaaatgtttaaaaagtatttagtgtttattagagatagagagaaaacaagagggaaagagagggaaagacagctgaagccctgctgcactgcttataaagcttcccccctgcaggtggagacctggggtttgaacctaggtccttgtgcatttaatcaggtccCCAGCCCCCCCAAATCTTTGAAAATGTGAAAGAGCAGCTTTCTCttggggaaaagagacagaaggtGGCCACCGAAACTGTTGGAAACAGCAGGCCGTCAGGTCCAGGTGCAGGAACAGCTGTCTCTGGGGCGGGAATCATTGAGGTCAGAGCAGTAAGGGACAAGATGCCAGAGAGGGGACTCAGCAGTCGGGTGTGTGACTTTGGCATGACATCCTGCTTCACTCCCAACACCACAGAGGACCATGGGTGCAATCAAGTCAATAGGAAcctattattataaatattaaatagcgtaggagccagaac
The DNA window shown above is from Erinaceus europaeus chromosome 2, mEriEur2.1, whole genome shotgun sequence and carries:
- the ACP4 gene encoding testicular acid phosphatase, whose amino-acid sequence is MAGPGLGGHSAAERLLLLLLLPLAQAEGPLMFVAVVFRHGDRAPLASYPTDPHKEAVSDLWPRGLGQLTGEGVRQQLELGRFLRSRYEHFLSPEFRREEVYVRSTDFDRTLESAQANLAGLFPESAPGRPEAAWRPIPVHTVPVAEDKLLRFPTRSCPRYRELLREATEATEYQTALEGWTDFLIRLENFTGLSLVGEPLRKAWKVLDTLICQEAHGLPRPAWASPDVLRTLAQISALDIGAHVGPPHAAEKAQLSGGILLDAILTNFSRVQRLGLPLKMVMYSAHDSTLLALQGALGLYDSHMPPYAACLGFEFRRRQGDLGDRGGNVSVSLFYRNDSAGRPLPLSLPGCPSPCPLGRFHQLTAPARPPEHGIPCHSLREPARHAAAAVPLLAGTVAVLAALSLGLGVLAWRPGCLRAWGGPV